A single Brassica rapa cultivar Chiifu-401-42 chromosome A04, CAAS_Brap_v3.01, whole genome shotgun sequence DNA region contains:
- the LOC103863851 gene encoding alpha-barbatene synthase-like: MEAKRKVDHEIGFDFTKLPPSKWGDHFLTVTVTDSDIDALANEIEVLKLKVRDMLIWYSGDDGEATKRKILIIHFLVSLGLAYHFENEIEHIVKIAFEKIADLIADENDLYTISIMFRVFRTYGHNMSSDVFKRFKEDDEKFKRYLINDFKGMLSFYEALHLGTTTDYILDEALSFTLSHLETIATGHLASPGHISRLIQKSLHIPQHMNIEALVAREYISFYEQEENHDETLLKLAKLNFKFLQLHYFQELKTITMWWRGLDHTSKLPPNFRERTVETWLAALMMYFEPQFSLGRIMSAKFYLAITFLDDACDTYASIDEVRNLVDCIERWDPDYMGELQGHMKTAFKFVMCVYKEYEDILRSQGRLFVLEEMIEEFKILVRTNLQLVKWAREDCMPSFDEYIEAGGAEIGSYATIACSIMGLGEISKKIDFEWLRSRPKVVQVLAAKTRLMDDITDYEEDIGKGYTANALNYYIKQHGVTKEEAIKVFDKMIKYINKIVNEECLKTTHISRRVLNQIINYGRSLDVLYTSDDVFNHREGMLKEYITTLLVDPIHL, translated from the exons ATGGAAGCAAAAAGAAAAGTTGATCATGAAATTGGTTTTGATTTCACAAAATTGCCACCATCTAAATGGGGTGATCACTTCCTCACTGTGACCGTCACTGACTCG GATATTGATGCTCTTGCAAATGAAATTGAGGTACTAAAGCTTAAAGTGAGGGACATGCTAATTTGGTATTCGGGAGATGATGGCGAGGCGACCAAGAGAAAAATTCTTATAATCCATTTTCTAGTCAGTCTTGGTCTGGCATATCATTTCGAGAATGAGATTGAACACATAGTGAAAATTGCTTTCGAGAAGATAGCGGATTTGATCGCTGATGAGAATGACTTGTACACGATTTCTATCATGTTTCGCGTTTTCAGAACATATGGTCACAACATGTCATCGG ATGTGTTCAAAAGATTCAAAGAAGATGATGAGAAGTTCAAGAGATATCTAATAAATGATTTCAAAGGGATGCTAAGCTTTTATGAAGCACTACACCTCGGAACAACAACGGATTATATCTTGGATGAAGCATTGAGCTTTACACTGAGCCACTTGGAGACAATAGCTACAGGTCATTTAGCAAGTCCAGGACACATTTCAAGGCTTATACAAAAATCACTTCACATACCTCAACACATGAACATTGAAGCACTAGTTGCAAGGGAGTATATTTCATTTTATGAACAAGAAGAGAACCACGATGAAACGTTGCTCAAGTTAGCAAAGCTCAATTTCAAGTTCTTACAGCTTCATTACTTCCAAGAACTAAAAACAATCACCAT GTGGTGGAGGGGACTAGATCATACATCAAAATTACCACCTAATTTCAGAGAAAGAACCGTTGAGACTTGGTTAGCGGCATTGATGATGTACTTTGAGCCGCAGTTTTCACTTGGGAGAATTATGTCGGCTAAGTTTTACTTAGCAATCACATTTCTAGATGATGCTTGCGATACATATGCTTCTATTGACGAAGTTAGGAATCTGGTTGATTGTATAGAAAG ATGGGACCCTGATTACATGGGAGAACTTCAAGGTCACATGAAGACGGCCTTCAAATTTGTGATGTGTGTTTATAAAGAGTATGAAGATATATTGAGGTCACAAGGAAGATTATTTGTCTTGGAGGAAATGATAGAAGAG TTCAAGATACTTGTGAGGACAAACCTCCAACTTGTCAAATGGGCACGAGAAGATTGCATGCCTAGCTTTGATGAGTATATAGAAGCTGGTGGAGCTGAGATTGGTTCGTATGCGACCATAGCTTGCTCTATTATGGGACTTGGAGAGATTAGTAAGAAGATAGATTTTGAGTGGCTAAGATCTAGACCAAAGGTCGTCCAAGTTCTAGCCGCAAAGACCCGTCTCATGGATGACATAACCGACTATGAG GAGGATATTGGTAAAGGTTACACTGCAAACGCACTCAACTATTACATAAAACAACATGGAGTTACCAAAGAAGAAGCTATAAAAGTGTTTGataaaatgattaaatataTCAACAAAATCGTTAACGAGGAGTGCTTGAAGACAACCCACATCTCTCGTCGGGTTCTTAACCAAATCATCAATTACGGACGTTCATTAGACGTTCTATATACATCTGACGATGTCTTCAACCACCGTGAAGGCATGCTCAAGGAGTATATCACCACTTTGCTCGTTGATCCAATACATCTTTAG